The following coding sequences are from one Longimicrobiaceae bacterium window:
- a CDS encoding acyl-CoA dehydrogenase family protein yields the protein MPLELGLSRGTDYYLMDELLTPEELAVRDRVRDFCDREVVPVIGEYVDRAEFPAFLVPKLAELGVIGGTIRGYGAPGLSIMADSMVRMELARGDGSVVTFFGVHSGLAMQSIYLLGSEEQKEHWLPSMARLEAIGAFALTEPEHGSDVVSLETRARREGGEYVLEGRKRWIGNASFADVVVVWARDDEGSVGGFLVEKGTPGYHAEVMTGKTSKRAVWQADVHLDGVRIPAANRLAHARTFKDTTRVLSTTRYGVGWTAIGHAVAAYEAALVYAKERVQFGKPIASFQLVQHKLANMLAEITSMQMLCLRLSRLAAEGRMTDGMASLAKMTTAKKARWVVAEAREMLGGNGILLDHHVARHWMDMEAVYTYEGTDSVQALIVGREITGISAFR from the coding sequence GTGCCGCTCGAGCTGGGCCTCTCCCGGGGCACCGACTACTACCTCATGGACGAGCTCCTCACCCCCGAGGAGCTCGCCGTCCGCGACCGGGTGCGCGACTTTTGCGACCGGGAGGTCGTCCCCGTGATCGGCGAGTACGTGGACCGCGCGGAGTTTCCCGCCTTCCTGGTACCGAAGCTGGCGGAGCTGGGCGTGATCGGCGGGACCATCCGCGGCTACGGGGCGCCGGGGCTCAGCATCATGGCGGACAGCATGGTGCGCATGGAGCTGGCCCGCGGCGACGGGAGCGTCGTGACCTTCTTCGGCGTGCACTCCGGGCTCGCCATGCAGTCCATCTACCTCCTGGGCTCGGAGGAGCAGAAGGAGCACTGGCTCCCCTCCATGGCGCGGCTGGAGGCGATCGGCGCGTTCGCGCTCACCGAGCCCGAGCACGGCTCGGACGTGGTGTCGCTGGAGACCCGCGCGCGGCGCGAGGGCGGCGAGTACGTGCTGGAGGGGCGGAAGCGCTGGATCGGCAACGCCTCGTTCGCGGACGTGGTCGTCGTCTGGGCGCGCGACGACGAGGGGAGCGTGGGCGGGTTCCTGGTGGAGAAGGGCACCCCCGGCTACCACGCCGAGGTGATGACCGGGAAGACCTCCAAGCGCGCCGTCTGGCAGGCGGACGTCCACCTGGACGGGGTGCGCATCCCCGCCGCGAACCGGCTCGCGCACGCCCGGACCTTCAAGGACACCACGCGGGTGCTCTCCACCACTCGCTACGGCGTGGGGTGGACGGCCATCGGCCACGCGGTGGCGGCGTACGAGGCGGCGCTCGTCTACGCGAAGGAGCGGGTGCAGTTCGGGAAGCCGATCGCCTCCTTCCAGCTCGTGCAGCACAAGCTGGCGAACATGCTGGCCGAGATCACCTCCATGCAGATGCTCTGCCTTCGGCTGAGCCGCCTGGCCGCGGAGGGGCGCATGACGGACGGGATGGCGTCGCTGGCGAAGATGACCACCGCGAAGAAGGCGCGCTGGGTGGTCGCCGAGGCGCGGGAGATGCTGGGCGGGAACGGGATCCTGCTGGACCACCACGTCGCCCGGCACTGGATGGACATGGAGGCGGTCTACACCTACGAGGGGACCGACTCGGTGCAGGCGCTGATCGTGGGCCGGGAGATCACCGGGATCTCGGCCTTCCGCTGA
- a CDS encoding YfiR family protein, producing MPKPTRKLRVPIAAALLLLACIPRLGAQTDLPLDVQVPLLLRVLAYDRALDRSGDGDVVVAVLYDAASTASSESRSAFARAVRGGKITTVNGRTIRLVEINVAAGQVDAALRRNRAVAAYLTAGLDARVDQLVAAGGASRTLMMTGNSEWVRRGVPVGVGTAGGRPQLVINLPSARGAGADLPSSLLQIATVVQ from the coding sequence ATGCCGAAGCCGACTCGCAAGCTGCGCGTCCCGATCGCCGCTGCGCTCCTTCTCCTGGCCTGCATTCCCCGTCTCGGGGCGCAGACCGACCTGCCGCTCGACGTCCAGGTGCCGCTCCTGCTCCGCGTTCTCGCCTACGACCGCGCGCTCGATCGCTCCGGCGACGGTGACGTGGTGGTCGCGGTGCTCTACGACGCCGCCAGCACCGCCTCCAGCGAGTCGCGGAGCGCCTTCGCCCGGGCGGTGCGCGGCGGGAAGATCACGACCGTGAACGGCCGGACGATCCGGCTGGTGGAGATCAACGTGGCCGCCGGCCAGGTGGACGCCGCCCTGCGCCGCAACCGGGCCGTGGCCGCGTACCTGACCGCCGGGCTGGATGCGCGCGTGGACCAGCTCGTGGCCGCGGGCGGCGCCAGCCGCACCCTGATGATGACCGGGAACTCGGAGTGGGTGCGCCGCGGCGTGCCCGTGGGAGTGGGGACGGCGGGCGGGCGCCCGCAGCTCGTCATCAACCTTCCCTCCGCGCGGGGTGCGGGGGCCGACCTGCCCTCCAGCCTCCTCCAGATCGCGACGGTGGTGCAGTGA
- a CDS encoding TonB-dependent receptor, translated as MKSTHVLFTCVCAALLAPPLAHAQDAGEISLESLLNQEVSSASKFAQRIADAPSAVTVVTAEDIRRMGAVDLPDALRMVPGLSMRAKTRGTYTASARNAYDPASPRMLVLVDGRPTALEIHSTTLWEAVEVALEQVERIEVVRGPGSALYGGNAYDGVISITTRRPAGGTDVVSSVAAGEHRERQATVTVRHTAAAVRIDGFAQTAASGLGAAFVTADGTRLERSTEMNKGSLRLGWSNARGVDVELAGGMSDGKSIQFWTLGEPFAYKPFETRYAQLGFTLPALVGGAELRSRVNFIARTLGDPALDGTESTRTEGEVTLSRALGAHRGILGATANHLHVEENYYMPEHADQNIFGVYVQDIWSISRVLEVTAGARYDRHPLAGGKVSPRATLLVRPSPLHTVRTSAGRAFRYPTVLENHMRLPLRLGGGLVIEAAGSEKLRPEGITSYEMGYIGSPHPALTLTADLFVNRYDNAVRFQMTDFIHLPNGTPIPVRGEFTSVAGGNARGGELGAVVLPAEWLRFQANYAYLDLENAKGMRVLTAPEHKVNAEVGVRPLRPVWVNLTYHHLSEADYTGLVSTASPYGHPTVLPAGGIFHLNAAADLWRGLSGSVLVQNLGDRRYQDIYGGESFGRRVVAKLSMKL; from the coding sequence ATGAAGTCGACGCACGTTCTCTTCACCTGCGTCTGCGCGGCGCTGCTCGCTCCCCCGCTGGCGCACGCGCAGGACGCCGGCGAGATCAGCCTGGAGTCGCTGCTGAACCAGGAGGTCTCCTCGGCCTCCAAGTTCGCCCAGCGCATCGCCGACGCCCCGTCGGCCGTCACGGTCGTCACGGCCGAGGACATCCGCCGCATGGGCGCGGTGGACCTGCCCGACGCCCTCCGCATGGTCCCCGGCCTCAGCATGCGGGCCAAGACGCGCGGGACCTACACCGCCAGCGCGCGCAACGCCTACGATCCCGCGTCTCCCCGGATGCTCGTGCTGGTGGACGGGCGTCCCACGGCGCTCGAGATCCACAGCACCACCCTGTGGGAGGCGGTCGAGGTGGCGCTGGAGCAGGTCGAACGCATCGAAGTGGTGCGCGGCCCCGGCTCGGCGCTCTACGGCGGCAACGCCTACGACGGCGTGATCAGCATCACCACCCGGCGCCCCGCCGGCGGTACCGACGTGGTCTCCTCGGTGGCGGCCGGGGAGCACCGCGAGCGGCAGGCCACCGTGACCGTGCGCCACACCGCCGCGGCCGTCCGCATCGACGGTTTCGCCCAGACCGCGGCGTCCGGCCTCGGGGCCGCGTTCGTCACCGCGGACGGGACGCGGCTGGAGCGCTCCACGGAGATGAACAAGGGGAGCCTGCGCCTGGGCTGGAGCAACGCCCGCGGCGTGGACGTGGAGCTCGCGGGCGGGATGAGCGACGGGAAGAGCATCCAGTTCTGGACGCTCGGCGAGCCGTTCGCCTACAAGCCCTTCGAGACCCGCTATGCCCAGCTGGGCTTCACGCTCCCCGCCCTCGTCGGCGGCGCGGAGCTGCGGAGCCGGGTCAACTTCATCGCGCGGACGCTGGGAGACCCCGCTCTCGACGGCACCGAGAGCACCCGCACGGAGGGCGAGGTGACGCTCAGCCGCGCGCTCGGGGCGCACCGCGGCATCCTGGGCGCGACGGCGAACCACCTCCACGTGGAGGAGAACTACTACATGCCCGAGCACGCGGACCAGAACATCTTCGGGGTCTACGTGCAGGACATCTGGTCGATCTCCCGGGTGCTGGAGGTGACCGCGGGAGCCCGCTACGACCGCCATCCCCTGGCCGGCGGCAAGGTCAGCCCACGGGCCACCCTGCTGGTGCGCCCGTCCCCGCTGCACACCGTCCGCACGTCCGCCGGGCGGGCCTTCCGGTACCCGACCGTGCTGGAGAACCACATGCGGCTCCCCCTTCGGCTGGGGGGTGGCCTGGTGATCGAGGCCGCGGGGAGCGAGAAGCTCAGGCCGGAGGGGATCACCTCGTACGAGATGGGCTACATCGGCTCTCCGCACCCGGCGCTCACGCTGACGGCGGACCTCTTCGTCAACCGGTACGACAACGCGGTCCGCTTCCAGATGACCGACTTCATCCATCTCCCGAACGGGACGCCGATCCCCGTCCGCGGAGAGTTCACCAGCGTGGCGGGAGGGAACGCGCGGGGCGGCGAGCTCGGGGCGGTGGTGCTCCCGGCGGAGTGGCTGCGGTTCCAGGCCAACTACGCCTACCTGGATCTGGAGAACGCGAAGGGCATGCGCGTCCTCACCGCCCCGGAGCACAAGGTGAACGCGGAGGTCGGCGTCCGTCCGCTCCGCCCGGTGTGGGTGAACCTGACCTACCACCATCTCAGCGAGGCCGACTACACCGGGCTCGTGTCCACGGCCAGCCCCTACGGCCACCCCACGGTCCTCCCCGCCGGCGGTATCTTCCACCTGAACGCCGCGGCGGACCTGTGGCGCGGCCTCTCCGGCTCCGTGCTGGTCCAGAACCTCGGCGACCGGCGCTACCAGGACATCTACGGCGGAGAGTCGTTCGGGCGGCGGGTGGTCGCGAAGCTCAGCATGAAGCTGTGA
- a CDS encoding methyl-accepting chemotaxis protein — protein sequence MIQVKAPNRLRAVEPPFPGTALPAPQEPERPDEPTPAEGAVPKRRAAVSRWFADLGLRGKFLLGFAAVDLLFVAFVAVFLAGQWQELRRAETRLGEQGARLAALIGSPVAPALEFGDTATVRQIVRENASLVPELVQIAVYQDGRALVREGSSTDAVPQAVLSGEAQVRRDGAVFVSRPLPLAVGEAAVVLELSTAALRARVRESVIFAGVLSLAFLLSGLVISLLLARGIVRSVQLVVATVSDVTADGRWDLTRRVPETGGDEPGRLAGWINGFLAETGTLVGSVKRAAGGVTAGGEEIAIALEQLSASAEALSESIEHVAENATRQVDRLRENAEQARQTAELAEQVRGRATGAGRSAAGVVESAREGHGVAERARGKMSRISERTAETRRAMDELHALSGRIDAVVGAIRGIAAQTNLLALNAAIEAARAGEYGRGFAVVADEVRKLAEAAARHTAEIGESVESIRDKVSGAVASVANVEAEVADGVAVIGSTAALLERVVLEVEVVAGEVREITVLAVEQGSSLEHVLAGAMELAELGELQAASATEMAATVEEQTASTAEVARSAEALNRIVRELQAETARIHV from the coding sequence GTGATCCAGGTGAAGGCGCCCAACCGGCTCCGCGCGGTGGAGCCGCCGTTTCCGGGCACGGCACTTCCTGCTCCGCAGGAGCCCGAGCGCCCGGACGAGCCCACCCCGGCCGAAGGAGCGGTCCCAAAGCGGCGCGCCGCCGTCTCGCGCTGGTTCGCCGACCTGGGGCTGCGCGGCAAGTTTCTCCTCGGGTTCGCGGCCGTGGACCTGCTCTTCGTGGCGTTCGTGGCCGTCTTCCTGGCGGGGCAGTGGCAGGAGCTCCGGCGCGCCGAGACGCGGCTGGGTGAGCAGGGCGCCCGGCTGGCGGCGCTGATCGGGAGCCCCGTCGCACCCGCCCTGGAGTTCGGCGACACGGCCACCGTGCGCCAGATCGTCCGGGAGAACGCCTCGCTGGTGCCGGAGCTGGTGCAGATCGCCGTCTACCAGGACGGCCGCGCGCTGGTTCGCGAGGGGTCCAGCACGGACGCCGTTCCCCAGGCGGTGCTCTCGGGCGAAGCGCAGGTACGCCGGGACGGCGCGGTCTTCGTCTCCCGGCCGCTGCCGCTGGCGGTCGGGGAGGCCGCGGTGGTCCTGGAGCTGTCCACGGCCGCGCTGCGCGCGCGCGTCCGGGAGAGCGTGATCTTCGCGGGGGTGCTGTCGCTGGCCTTCCTGCTCTCCGGCCTGGTCATCTCCCTGCTGCTGGCCCGCGGCATCGTCCGCTCGGTGCAGCTGGTGGTGGCGACCGTCTCGGACGTCACCGCCGACGGCAGGTGGGACCTGACCCGCCGCGTCCCCGAGACCGGTGGCGACGAGCCGGGCCGGCTGGCGGGGTGGATCAACGGGTTCCTGGCGGAGACCGGCACCCTGGTGGGCTCGGTCAAGCGGGCCGCCGGCGGGGTGACCGCCGGCGGCGAGGAGATCGCCATCGCGCTGGAGCAGCTCTCCGCCTCGGCCGAGGCGCTCAGCGAGAGCATCGAGCACGTGGCCGAGAACGCCACCCGGCAGGTGGACCGGCTGCGCGAGAACGCCGAGCAGGCGCGCCAGACGGCGGAGCTGGCCGAGCAGGTCCGGGGGCGCGCCACGGGGGCCGGACGGTCGGCCGCCGGGGTCGTGGAGTCGGCCCGCGAGGGGCACGGAGTGGCGGAGCGCGCCCGTGGCAAGATGAGCCGGATCTCGGAGCGCACCGCCGAGACGCGCCGGGCCATGGACGAGCTGCACGCGCTGTCGGGGCGCATCGACGCCGTGGTCGGCGCGATCCGGGGGATCGCCGCCCAGACGAACCTGCTGGCGCTGAACGCCGCGATCGAGGCGGCCCGTGCCGGCGAGTACGGCCGCGGCTTCGCCGTGGTGGCCGACGAGGTCCGCAAGCTCGCAGAGGCCGCCGCCCGGCACACCGCCGAGATCGGCGAGTCGGTGGAGTCCATCCGCGACAAGGTCTCGGGAGCGGTCGCCTCGGTGGCGAACGTGGAGGCCGAGGTCGCCGACGGCGTCGCGGTGATCGGCTCCACGGCCGCTCTCCTGGAGCGCGTGGTGCTGGAGGTGGAGGTGGTCGCGGGCGAGGTCCGGGAGATCACCGTGCTGGCGGTGGAGCAGGGGAGCTCGCTGGAGCACGTGCTCGCCGGCGCCATGGAGCTGGCCGAGCTGGGAGAGCTCCAGGCGGCGAGCGCCACCGAGATGGCCGCCACCGTCGAAGAACAGACCGCGTCCACCGCCGAGGTCGCGCGCTCGGCAGAAGCCCTCAACCGGATCGTGCGGGAGCTCCAGGCGGAGACCGCGCGCATCCACGTCTGA
- a CDS encoding 3-hydroxyacyl-CoA dehydrogenase/enoyl-CoA hydratase family protein, translated as MRIRKIGVVGAGTMGSGIAALAASAGVPVVLLDVPGGEGDRNGPARKGLERALKAKPAAFMDPDRARLVETGNTEDDLEKLAGCDWIVEAIVEQPGPKQALYARLEELLPPHAVVATNTSGIPMRTLVEGRGEGFRRRFLGTHFFNPVRYLHLLEVIRTPDTDPATIRAIREFGERVLGKGTVLAKDVPGFIANRLGVYGSVQTMRLMEEHDLTIDEVDTLNGPLVGRPKSATFRTADLSGLDILKHVREGLSQATGEDFAMPEWVSDLVAQGRLGEKTGAGFYTKEGKQIRTLDWKTGEYRPQEKPEIPGVAELQGKPLAERVRGVLELPGKYGAFARALYARTWHYTLEKAPELAYDVVAVDRALEWGFAFERGPFRQMDAVGLDRVRELIAAEGLPEPELLRRAGPAFYREDGHVAFDGSVVPTPEAPGRISLAALGRDGRVLEEGAEAALLDLGDGVALLEFRSKLGTLGEGVLRMLHTALERVAGEDRAGLVIGHEDARAFSAGANLVATLGAAKEGRWEELDRSVRAFQDTILSIRRASFPVVVAPFGLALGGGAEMTLHADRVQAHAELYTGLVETGVGLLPAGGGTKELLFRFTADLQPYEDADPFEAVRRAFGLIALAKTSASALEARRMGFLRECDRISMGRHHLLADAKARVLDLAPGYTAPLPRTVTALGKKALGNLRYGIWALREAGQITDHEVQIANEVAYVLCGGDGSPREVTEQDVLDLEREGFLRLLGTEKTQERIAHTLKTGKPLRN; from the coding sequence ATGCGAATCCGAAAGATTGGGGTGGTGGGCGCGGGTACGATGGGGAGCGGGATCGCGGCGCTGGCGGCTTCGGCCGGCGTACCCGTGGTGCTCCTGGACGTCCCCGGCGGCGAAGGGGACCGGAACGGCCCCGCGCGGAAGGGGCTGGAGCGGGCGCTGAAGGCGAAGCCCGCCGCCTTCATGGACCCGGACCGCGCCCGCCTGGTGGAGACCGGGAACACCGAGGACGACCTGGAGAAGCTGGCCGGGTGCGACTGGATCGTGGAGGCCATCGTCGAGCAGCCCGGTCCCAAGCAGGCGCTCTACGCGCGCCTGGAGGAGCTCCTCCCCCCCCACGCCGTCGTCGCCACCAACACCTCCGGGATCCCCATGCGGACCCTGGTGGAGGGGCGCGGCGAGGGCTTCCGCCGCCGCTTCCTGGGGACACACTTCTTCAACCCCGTGCGCTACCTCCACCTGCTGGAGGTCATCCGCACCCCGGACACCGACCCCGCCACGATCCGCGCCATCCGGGAGTTCGGGGAGCGGGTGCTGGGGAAGGGGACCGTGCTGGCGAAGGACGTCCCCGGCTTCATCGCCAACCGCCTGGGCGTGTACGGGAGCGTGCAGACCATGCGGCTCATGGAGGAGCACGACCTCACGATCGACGAGGTCGACACCCTCAACGGCCCGCTGGTGGGCCGACCCAAGTCCGCGACCTTCCGCACCGCCGATCTCTCCGGGCTCGACATCCTCAAGCACGTGCGCGAGGGACTGTCGCAGGCCACGGGCGAGGACTTCGCCATGCCGGAGTGGGTGAGCGACCTGGTCGCGCAGGGGCGCCTGGGCGAGAAGACCGGGGCCGGCTTCTACACGAAGGAGGGGAAGCAGATCCGGACGCTGGACTGGAAGACGGGCGAGTACCGGCCGCAGGAGAAGCCCGAGATCCCGGGCGTCGCGGAGCTGCAGGGGAAGCCGCTCGCCGAGCGGGTGCGCGGCGTCCTGGAGCTCCCGGGGAAGTACGGCGCCTTCGCCCGGGCGCTCTACGCGCGCACCTGGCACTACACCCTGGAGAAGGCGCCGGAGCTGGCCTACGACGTCGTGGCGGTGGACCGCGCCCTGGAGTGGGGCTTCGCCTTCGAGCGGGGCCCGTTCCGGCAGATGGACGCCGTGGGGCTGGACCGCGTGCGCGAGCTGATCGCGGCCGAGGGGCTCCCGGAGCCGGAGCTGCTGCGCCGGGCCGGCCCCGCCTTCTACCGCGAGGACGGTCACGTCGCCTTCGACGGGAGCGTGGTCCCGACGCCGGAGGCGCCGGGCCGGATCTCGCTCGCCGCGCTCGGCCGCGACGGGCGGGTGCTGGAGGAGGGCGCGGAGGCCGCGCTACTCGACCTGGGCGACGGCGTGGCGCTGCTGGAGTTCCGCTCTAAGTTGGGCACCCTGGGCGAAGGGGTGCTGCGGATGCTGCACACCGCCCTTGAGCGCGTGGCGGGCGAGGACCGCGCCGGGCTGGTGATCGGGCACGAGGACGCGCGTGCCTTCAGCGCGGGCGCCAACCTGGTCGCCACCCTGGGCGCCGCGAAGGAGGGGCGGTGGGAGGAGCTGGACCGCAGCGTCCGGGCCTTCCAGGACACCATCCTGTCCATCCGCCGCGCCTCCTTCCCGGTGGTGGTCGCCCCCTTCGGCCTCGCGCTGGGCGGGGGCGCCGAGATGACGCTCCACGCGGACCGGGTGCAGGCGCACGCCGAGCTCTACACCGGCCTGGTGGAGACGGGCGTGGGGCTGCTCCCCGCGGGCGGGGGCACCAAGGAGCTCCTCTTCCGCTTCACCGCCGACCTGCAGCCGTACGAGGACGCCGACCCCTTCGAGGCGGTGCGGCGCGCCTTCGGGCTGATCGCCCTGGCGAAGACGAGCGCGAGCGCGCTGGAGGCCCGCCGCATGGGCTTCCTGCGGGAGTGCGACCGGATCAGCATGGGCCGGCACCACCTCCTCGCCGACGCGAAGGCCCGGGTGCTGGACCTGGCGCCCGGCTACACGGCCCCGCTCCCGCGCACCGTCACCGCCCTGGGAAAGAAGGCGCTCGGGAACCTGCGCTACGGGATCTGGGCGCTCCGCGAGGCCGGGCAGATCACGGACCACGAGGTGCAGATCGCCAACGAGGTCGCCTACGTCCTCTGCGGGGGCGACGGCAGCCCGCGCGAGGTGACGGAGCAGGACGTGCTCGACCTGGAGCGCGAGGGCTTCCTCCGGCTGCTCGGCACCGAGAAGACGCAGGAGCGGATCGCCCACACGCTCAAGACCGGAAAGCCGCTCCGCAACTGA
- a CDS encoding thiolase family protein — protein MQEAVIVSAVRSAVGRGKEDGALATVHPVDVSAAVMRGAVEAAGIDPAELDDVLWGCATPEGPQGANVARLALLHAGFPVEVSGTTVNRFCSSGLQTIAMGAQAIMTGMADAVVAGGIEMMSQIPMGGFHKELHPELDDAYIGMGFTAERVAERWKVNREDQDAWALRSHQRAARALGEGRFDAEIVPITVERDRWEGTARRTEEVVFRQDELVRPDTSLEKLAKLRPAFKVDGTVTAGNASPYSDGAGALVLMNRQKADALGVRPLARFVTFATSGVDPDIMGIAPVKAVPKALRRAGMALGDVDLIELNEAFAAQVLGVMRELDMPEDRTNVNGGAIALGHPLGATGAKLSTQLIHELGRRGGGVGLVTMCVGGGMGAAGIFEVYG, from the coding sequence ATGCAAGAGGCCGTGATCGTCAGCGCCGTCCGCAGCGCGGTCGGCAGGGGGAAGGAGGACGGCGCGCTCGCCACCGTGCACCCGGTGGACGTGTCCGCCGCGGTGATGAGGGGCGCCGTCGAGGCCGCCGGGATCGATCCGGCGGAGCTGGACGACGTGCTGTGGGGGTGCGCGACGCCGGAGGGGCCGCAGGGCGCGAACGTCGCGCGGCTGGCGCTGCTGCACGCCGGCTTCCCGGTGGAGGTCTCCGGCACCACCGTGAACCGCTTCTGCTCCTCCGGGCTGCAGACCATCGCCATGGGAGCGCAGGCCATCATGACCGGGATGGCGGACGCCGTGGTGGCGGGCGGGATCGAGATGATGAGCCAGATCCCCATGGGCGGCTTCCACAAGGAGCTGCACCCGGAGCTGGACGACGCCTACATCGGGATGGGGTTCACGGCCGAGCGGGTGGCCGAGCGCTGGAAGGTGAACCGGGAGGACCAGGACGCGTGGGCGCTGCGCAGCCACCAGCGCGCGGCGCGCGCGCTCGGCGAGGGGCGCTTCGACGCGGAGATCGTGCCGATCACCGTGGAGCGCGACCGCTGGGAGGGGACCGCCCGGAGAACGGAGGAGGTCGTCTTCCGGCAGGACGAGCTGGTGCGCCCCGACACCTCGCTCGAGAAGCTCGCGAAGCTGCGTCCGGCCTTCAAGGTGGACGGCACCGTCACCGCCGGGAACGCGTCGCCGTACTCGGACGGCGCGGGCGCGCTGGTGCTGATGAACCGCCAGAAGGCGGACGCGCTCGGCGTGCGGCCCCTGGCCCGCTTCGTCACCTTCGCCACCAGCGGCGTGGACCCGGACATCATGGGGATCGCGCCCGTGAAGGCCGTGCCGAAGGCGCTCCGGCGCGCCGGGATGGCGCTGGGCGACGTGGACCTGATCGAGCTGAATGAGGCGTTCGCGGCGCAGGTCCTGGGCGTCATGCGCGAGCTGGACATGCCCGAGGACCGGACCAACGTGAACGGCGGCGCCATCGCGCTGGGGCACCCGCTGGGGGCCACCGGCGCCAAGCTCTCCACGCAGCTCATCCACGAGCTGGGCCGCCGCGGCGGCGGGGTGGGGCTGGTGACGATGTGCGTGGGCGGCGGGATGGGCGCGGCCGGCATCTTCGAGGTCTACGGCTGA